One Candidatus Nitrososphaera evergladensis SR1 genomic window, GCGCGGCTAGACTTGGGCAAAGTCTTTGACAAGCATATCCAATACGAATTTGAAAATAAAGATGTAGATGCTACAATGCAGACAATGACGAAAGAGCCATACGTACACCATGTTCCCGTTATGACGAGTGGTATTGGATACGAGGGCGTCCATAATTTCTATAAAGACCATTTCATAGGAAAAATGCCTGCAGACACAAAGATGGAGCGCATCTCTCGTACGGTAGGAAAAGATCATGTAGTGGACGAGCTTGTTATTAGTCTTACACATGATAGAGAAATTGATTTTCTTCTCCCAAGCGTAAAACCTACAGGAAAGTATCTGCAGATTCCTGTTGTAGTAGTTATGAAATTTGATGAGGATGGCAAGATTGCACACGAGCACATCTATTGGGATCAAGCATCTGTTCTTGCCCAGATTGGCCTGCTTGACGCAGGTGTACTGCCCATAGTGGGATTGGAACAGTCAAGAAAGCTTCTTGAGCTATCTAAAACAGAATGAATCACGCATTAAGGAAGTGTCATTCTAATATTTCATCTCGCATGTAAATCGCAGAAACCGTCTAGCTTTAGCAATTATATCTTTGGTGTGTTTTCACGCTCAAAATGTGTTCGCACCCTCCTCCTAGTCACTTTTGCTCATAGTTGACCGATTCTGGCCAAAGTAGTGGAATATTTCTGAGCGTGAAACGTGCGCATTCTCTTTTTACTGAACCTCTATAGTTATTGACGATTAATCTGATGATTAGATAACAATAAGTTATTTGATTCGCTATTTCATAGTCGTAGAACATACTAATAATTTCGGGAAACATCAAACCTTATTAGATCCTGTACGCCCGCCCTGTCACAAGTGACACGTGACAAAGAATGAGCGAAGACAACCACCACAACAATGACAAGATAAACGTAGTAGGGATAAACGTGCTAAAGCAGAACGGGGCAAACGTGGACGAGATAGTAAGGCTCTTGGTGTACAATGCGTCAGTCGAGTTCACCGCGTACTATTACTTTACGAACCTGCGCGCGCACTGCACCGGCCTTGACGGCGAAGGGCTAAAGGGCGTCATCGAAGACGCGCGCCTTGAAGACCTGAGCCATTTCGAGTCGTGCATCCAGCGCATCTATGAGCTGGGAGGCACGCTGCCAAACGACGCGATGGAATTCGTAAGGATGTCCGGGTGCGAATTCCTGCAGCTGCCAACGCCAACAACAAACATCCAGGAAATCCTGAAAAAGTGCCTTGCAGCCGAGCAGGGCGCAATCGTCAACTGGAACAAGCTGTGCAACCTTACAATAGGAAAGGATCCTGCCACCTACGAAATAGCCAAGGACATTCTAAAAGAAGAGATAGAGCACGAGGCGTGGTTCCTCGAGCTCATCTACGGCAGGCCGTCAGGCCACATGCGCCGAAAATATGCCGGCGAGCGACCGCACACGCACAAGCACTCTAGAGCGCTTTCTCAGCTCTAGGAGCTTCCGTTTCTTCTTTTTCTGCCTTTTTCACGAATATGTAGTTCATGATAAAGGCTGCAACCAGTGCGCCAACGATTGGTCCCGCCCAGTAGATCCAGTGAAAGTCCCAGTGGCCTGACACCAATGCCGGCCCAAAGGTCCTTGCCGGATTCATGCTTGCGCCTGTCAGCGGAACGCCTACCAGGTGGAGCAGAAATATCATGCCGCCGATTGCAATCCCTGCAAAGCCGGCTGCCGCCTTTTTGTGCACTGCGACCATGAATATCGTCGTCAGCAAAAAGAAGGTCAGTATCGCTTCGACTGCAAAGCCTGATGCCGCGCTGTTGTTAAGGAACTCGCTTGGCCCGCCCTGTACGCCATAGTTGACCTGGCTTGCGTACGTCGGGATTATTGCGGCAAGCGTCGCAGACGCGGCGACTGCGCCAATGAGCTGGAACGCGATATAGGCGGCTCCGTCCTTGACGTTTATCCTGCGCGTCGCCATCATCGCTATCGTCACGGCAGGGTTGATGTGCGTGCCTGACACGTGGCCAAAGACGTACACCATCAGGCCGATGACCGCGCCGTGCGCAAACGATATTATCAACAGCGCGTCAGGGCCCATGCTGAGGCCAAACATCGCTATCGCTATAGTGATTGCAAGCGGTCCAAAGAAGACCAGCGCATAAGTTCCAATGGCTTCTGCAAGCCATGCTCTTGGGTTTACCACGGCTCAATAACCTTCCAAGTGTCTATATAAAAGCATCGACCTTTCTAGTCATTCGACATCGGAAAAATGGCTTTTTATTAGCGTCATCAGCTCCTGCGAGAACCGAGGGTTGAGGCTTATTTCCAAGCCATAGCCGGTCGGGTGTGACATTATCAGGCCCGCCTTTATCATCTCTTTGCCAATCTTGTCTACTCGCTTGGTTCCGTCTTTTCCAAGGTCGCGGAGGTTAAAGCCCTTCTTTAGGTTTTCAAACGAGGTGTGGCTTGCTCCCCACTTGCCATGCCTGTACAGTTTCAAAACGATTCTGGCTCTGATCTCCTCGTCGGTGAACATTAGTCCGCTTATGATACCTTTAGTAGTCAACTATAAATACCTTATAGGTTAAAGTAACCTAAGATAACCTAAAGTAACCTAAGGTGAGAGAAGAAAAATGGAAAAATCACTGCTAATTCAATATCTGGGAGACACGCCCAAGCTCAGGATAATAGACTTTTTTCTGGAAAACCGGAGCGACTACTCTAAAAAAGAGATCATAGAAAACACCGGAATTTCCAAAACGACATTCTACAAGGTATGGGATGATCTGGTGCAGTTTGGCATCGTAAAAGAAACAAGAAAGTACGGCATGGCACAATTGTACACGCTGGACGAAAGCAATCCCGTGATAAAAAAGTTCATGGCTCTTGATGCCGAGCTGGCCAAGCAGGCCATGAAAAAAGCCACGAACAAACTGGCAGTAGCCAGCTAATTCTGCAAAATCCTAACCAAACCACTTTTCAAGCGACTGGCTCCTGCTTTCCTGCGCCTTTTGCAGTTTGTCAAGAGTGCCGGCGACCCTGTCGGTTGAAAAACTCTTTTGCACGCAGAGAAAGTCAAGCACCCTTTCGCGGTTGACCTCGCCAAACCTGACGCCGTCTGCCTTTGGCACTTCAGGCTTTAGGAAAATGTCGCGTATTTCCTGGTACGGCACCTCTGCAAGCTGGCCCTTTATCTTGTCGACGTTTTCCAGCCTGCCGTTTTCCTTTATCAGTTTTATAGCCGTCTTGGGACCGATGCCGGAAAAGCCGCTTGGGTTAAAGTCGGTGCCAATAAGAATGCCAACGTCTACCAGCTGCTCGTGCGTCAGGCCCGTCTCTTTCAGCACGTTGTCGTGCTCTACCATCTCGGGCTCGACGTCGATGTACGTGCTCTTGCCCGGCACCTTGCGCCTGCCTGATGCGGCAAGGTTGCGCACCAGCCTCTTTGCGCCAAACAATATTGAATCATAATCCTGGCTTGCAGACGCGTACGCCGCGCCCGTCTTTGTCAGGTGAGCAGCCGCAGCCTCGCCGTCGGCAGGTGCCTGCACGTACGGTATGCCTAATGCGGTCAGCAATGTCTTTGATTCTTCGACCATGCTGTCTGTCAGGACGGACGTGCGCTTGCCGTATTTCACGGCGTCTTCCATCCTGCCTTCTTCCAGCGCGTGGTTGTACTGGACAACTGCCTCCTGCTTTAGCTTGAACCTGCGCTCTATCTCTTGCGCCTTGAGCGCGTGCATCTTGCCGTCAAAGACGTACACCGGCTTGATATTCTCTACAAGCAGGTTGATGTTTCTATAAAAGAGGCCGCTGAGGTGGCTCGTCACCTCTCCTCTGCCGTTCATCAGGAGCTCGCCCGTGGGCCCGCGGATGGTGGAGAGGAATTGATAGATGGTGTTGAAAGCGTCAATGGCCACTACCTTGCCTGACAGTTCAGCAAGTTTGATAGGCACCGTGGTTATGAGCGGCTTTAGGTCAAGCCCCATATACTGTGTTTTCTTGTGCGTGAAATTATAAGAATTTAATGCTTTTTTTACGCGGCTTCCTTGACCTGCCGTCAGCTGGTCCATTTTTTCCCGCAACTGCGTGTGTTATAAATGGGACAAATTTTCGCGCCATCCGCCTTTTGCATAGCAACCGAATGGAAAGGGAGCGCTTGACTCCCCTGGCGGGGGAGAATTTAAGAATGCTGACATACTCGGCATGAGGGCGCCACACAAGGACGACAAACGAAAAGGTCGGAATTATGCATTCGGGGATCTGCCGCTCTAAATCATCATCGTGGTGGTGTCTCTTGGATTTGGCGACAGTCCAAAGGGCAACTAGGACTACGTAGAGCGAGAACACCGGCACGAGCAGTTGAAAAGAAAAAAGTTCCTTGAGCAGCAGAAAGAGGGTAATAGTAAGGGGGCTGCAAAAGACAGCAAGTACAAGATGAAAAGTGCCAATGAAAAGGTGAAACTGGGCACCAACTACGCAATCAAAGAGGCTGTAATGGCTGGCAACAAGGTAAATGGTATCTTGGATAAAGTGAATCGGAACCGAAAGGTGACCAGATTCGCTCAGGCGGCTGATACGTTTGGCATTAAGCCAACCGAGTTGTACGATGGCGATCTCAATGTGAGTACCTCCCTAAACTACTAATTATTGCTTTTTGTAGTTGCGCATGGTCTGGGCGATCCAGTCGACGTCTTCCTTGGTCTTGGCAAGGCGTCCCAGTTTTACGCAGTCGCGTATGTCCTTTGACTTTAGCTTGTTCCACACCGCGTCTGCCACTGTGGCTGCAATGTCAGGCGCTATGCCCTCTCTGGCAAGCAGGTGCGTGCAGATTTCAGTGAAACTGCCAAGGGAGTATTGCTTGAAATGGAGCACGATAAACCTTGACAGCAGCGGCGTTAACATGCGCTCTGTGCCGTTGCTTGTCGCAAACACCCACGTTTTCAGCTGCGTGTTGCGCGTTTTCTGGAACTTTGTCTCCGCCACAATCCCTGTTTCCATCAGGCTCAAGAGCGCGGTCTGGTCCTTCATGGGCATGTGCTCTATCTCGTCGACGATGAGGTAGCGCGGCCTTTTCTCAAACAAATAGTCGATCATGCCCGACTTGGTGCTGTGGCTCCCAAGCGTAAAGTAAGAACGCTCTAGCTTCATGCACTCTAGCATGAAAAGCGTCTTGGCAGACGCCGGCGGGCCCACAAGAAGCATGTGCACCGGCTTGTCTGACGAAAGCGACATCTGGAACAGGCGCTTGACGTCGTCATAGCCTACGATGCTGTCAAAAGAGACAGGCAAACCTTGCTGCTGCAAGTCCGCTGTCTTTACGACCCTGTGCTCGGAAAACTCTCCTTCTTCTTCGCTGACGCCGACGGGCAGATCCTCAGACACTCTAAGAGATGAGTTTGACAGAATCGGTATTAGCCGTACCTGCTAAAGTTAGGTGCGTGTCTGCTCTAAATTTCTAGACCTTGGTAAAATAATCAGGCCGCTGCTGTCGTAAACGAGCGGATTGCCGCAAGCACGTTTTCGCTCAGCTTGATGGTATACGCTGCTGCGTCGTCTGAGGACATTTTTGACAATTCTTCCAAAAACTGCGTCTTGTCCCTGCCTCGCTCGTACATGCCGCCGGATTCCTTGATGCACAGGGGGAACTTTTGCATCTTGATGCCGTTGGCATTCAAGTGCTGGATGAACCTGCGGTAAGCGTCCGTGTCGTACCAGTCGCGCTTTTGCTCTTCGCAGTACGCTATCCAGACGTCTATGGTGTTCTGGAAAAATGCCTTGTTGCGCAGCTCTTCAAGTGTCATATTTCTCTAGTAATTAAAAGTCGGCCCTTCTCATCTTGGAGCCGCAGCGCGGGCACGCCCCGCCCTTGAACTTGTGCCCGCAGGCGATGCAGACATAGTTTATCCCTCCGCCGCCTCCAAGCATACCTCCAAAGCCTCCGCCCTGGCCTCCCATGCCCATGCGGGCCATCTGGCGCCTGCGGATAACGTATGACATGGCAAGGAAAACGCCGATTATCGGGATTATCGTGAGCCAGCCGAGGTACGGGCCCAGCAAAAAGTTAAGCGCGATGCTGATGCCAAGGGACACCATTATCCACATCATCGTCTGGGCCATCCAGTTCATAAGATGTCATTACTTGAACAGTTTGTTTTATTAAGTTTTCCCAGCTCGTGATTGCTGTAGGTGCAACTGAGTGAGATTTGCAGCCTAGTGAAAAGTTACAGGATGATAATAATAATGCCAGTAGACAACAGAGCTTAAAAGCACGGCTGGATAATCACTGACATGCCAAAGGCGCAACCGTCGGTTTTTATGCTGTGCGAGACCTGCCGCTGGTGCGCCACGTACACCGACAAGTCAAGGGCAGGCGACAGGTGCGCCACCTGCTCCGGCTCGTTGCTTTCCAGCTTTCCGATAATGCCGGACGAAGCGTTCACTTTTAGCTACGACGAAAAACGCGGGGTGGAACTTGACTTTTTCAGGCGCGCGTCACCTAAAGCCTGACTGGATTTCCTGGTACGCAAGCCACGTCAGGTACGGGTCGCCGTACGCATAGATTTTCTTTTTGCCACGGCTGTGGACCTTTTTGTGGTTTTCAAGGCGCTGCTCGCTGGCAAGTTCTGCGCTGCAAACCTTGCACTTGAATGTCTTGATGTATGTACTAGGATTTTGTTTGATATAAACACATCAGGATGGCCCAGTCGCCAGATCACGTGTGTATAAAAGAACTAACCACGTACTGTTATTTTCCACTGGAAGCACGCCCCTCCCCGTCTAATCGACGATCTTGATTTCCATCTTTTTGCCGGTCCTTTCGTACGCTGCTATGGTACCGTACTCGTACGGAAAGTGTATGATGACTGACACATAGCCGAAAAAGTGGTTCAGGTCCTCAAGCGACGGCCTGTTTGACGGGCCGGGGTGCGAGTGCGCCGTGCCAATGTACGAGTCGTCAAACGGCAGGTCGTACAGCGAAAAACCAGAGTAGAACGGGCCGTTTGACGAAAACGGCGGGATGACTAGGCCGTTTATCGTTATCTCGTTTCCCTTCTTTTTTCCCTGCAGGATGAGTATCGCCTCGTTTGGATGGTACGTCTTGGAAAACGTGATGATGCCGTCTGCGGCCTGGCGCGTGAGCAGGACTATTTTTTCCTCCTTCTTCTCTTGCTCGGCCTTTTTGAACATGATGATGATTATTCTTCTTTTGTCGCCGTGCTTATTTTAAGATTGATTGCAACAAGGCAGAATGGATAATAACCAGAACATGCATAGGAGAGCTGAACGGTGACGTGGGGATACGCTGCTGAAAAGAGAAGATGACGACAAGATAATCATACGGCGCGGCATGGTTGGCAACGACCAAGACGGGACTCCGCTTTTGATAAACGGCCGGGGCGAGGCCTACCGCGTAAACGACACTGCTGTTTCCTTGTGGAACATGTGCAACGGCATCACTTTTGAGGACCTTTACCTCGAAGTCCTCCGCATTTCTTCCGGCGACGAAGATGACGTGCGCAAGTCTCTGGAAAAGATGGTCAAGCAGTTCCACAAGATATCCGTGGTCGAGATGAAGGAAACGGGGATACCACCTAGCGCTGACCGCAGACCTGGAATGCAAACATAAAGTAGCCTGCCACCCTGCCGTTTCTGCGGTACGGGTAAAAGTTGCCCCACTCTTTTGGCATCATCTCGTGCTTTAGCGCCTTTGCCTCCTCCTTTGTCATCTGTA contains:
- a CDS encoding ATP-binding protein, encoding MSEDLPVGVSEEEGEFSEHRVVKTADLQQQGLPVSFDSIVGYDDVKRLFQMSLSSDKPVHMLLVGPPASAKTLFMLECMKLERSYFTLGSHSTKSGMIDYLFEKRPRYLIVDEIEHMPMKDQTALLSLMETGIVAETKFQKTRNTQLKTWVFATSNGTERMLTPLLSRFIVLHFKQYSLGSFTEICTHLLAREGIAPDIAATVADAVWNKLKSKDIRDCVKLGRLAKTKEDVDWIAQTMRNYKKQ
- a CDS encoding Mov34/MPN/PAD-1 family protein, producing the protein MFKKAEQEKKEEKIVLLTRQAADGIITFSKTYHPNEAILILQGKKKGNEITINGLVIPPFSSNGPFYSGFSLYDLPFDDSYIGTAHSHPGPSNRPSLEDLNHFFGYVSVIIHFPYEYGTIAAYERTGKKMEIKIVD
- a CDS encoding family 14 glycosylhydrolase, coding for MTLEELRNKAFFQNTIDVWIAYCEEQKRDWYDTDAYRRFIQHLNANGIKMQKFPLCIKESGGMYERGRDKTQFLEELSKMSSDDAAAYTIKLSENVLAAIRSFTTAAA
- a CDS encoding C2H2-type zinc finger protein, which produces MKQNPSTYIKTFKCKVCSAELASEQRLENHKKVHSRGKKKIYAYGDPYLTWLAYQEIQSGFR
- the dps gene encoding DNA protection during starvation protein → MSEDNHHNNDKINVVGINVLKQNGANVDEIVRLLVYNASVEFTAYYYFTNLRAHCTGLDGEGLKGVIEDARLEDLSHFESCIQRIYELGGTLPNDAMEFVRMSGCEFLQLPTPTTNIQEILKKCLAAEQGAIVNWNKLCNLTIGKDPATYEIAKDILKEEIEHEAWFLELIYGRPSGHMRRKYAGERPHTHKHSRALSQL
- a CDS encoding nuclear transport factor 2 family protein; amino-acid sequence: MKNDESSFKKHDNERFDARLDLGKVFDKHIQYEFENKDVDATMQTMTKEPYVHHVPVMTSGIGYEGVHNFYKDHFIGKMPADTKMERISRTVGKDHVVDELVISLTHDREIDFLLPSVKPTGKYLQIPVVVVMKFDEDGKIAHEHIYWDQASVLAQIGLLDAGVLPIVGLEQSRKLLELSKTE
- a CDS encoding MIP/aquaporin family protein; the protein is MVNPRAWLAEAIGTYALVFFGPLAITIAIAMFGLSMGPDALLIISFAHGAVIGLMVYVFGHVSGTHINPAVTIAMMATRRINVKDGAAYIAFQLIGAVAASATLAAIIPTYASQVNYGVQGGPSEFLNNSAASGFAVEAILTFFLLTTIFMVAVHKKAAAGFAGIAIGGMIFLLHLVGVPLTGASMNPARTFGPALVSGHWDFHWIYWAGPIVGALVAAFIMNYIFVKKAEKEETEAPRAEKAL
- a CDS encoding PqqD family protein, which gives rise to MVGNDQDGTPLLINGRGEAYRVNDTAVSLWNMCNGITFEDLYLEVLRISSGDEDDVRKSLEKMVKQFHKISVVEMKETGIPPSADRRPGMQT
- the fen gene encoding flap endonuclease-1, with protein sequence MGLDLKPLITTVPIKLAELSGKVVAIDAFNTIYQFLSTIRGPTGELLMNGRGEVTSHLSGLFYRNINLLVENIKPVYVFDGKMHALKAQEIERRFKLKQEAVVQYNHALEEGRMEDAVKYGKRTSVLTDSMVEESKTLLTALGIPYVQAPADGEAAAAHLTKTGAAYASASQDYDSILFGAKRLVRNLAASGRRKVPGKSTYIDVEPEMVEHDNVLKETGLTHEQLVDVGILIGTDFNPSGFSGIGPKTAIKLIKENGRLENVDKIKGQLAEVPYQEIRDIFLKPEVPKADGVRFGEVNRERVLDFLCVQKSFSTDRVAGTLDKLQKAQESRSQSLEKWFG